A genomic stretch from Mycobacterium cookii includes:
- the eccA gene encoding type VII secretion AAA-ATPase EccA, with protein MTRPQTTASDSRNAMVAGLLASGISVNGLQPSHNPQVALQMFTTATRLDPDMCDAWLARVLAGDQSIEVLSGAWRSVKTYGWEIRRCGLTELEFRPEISDGMFLKLAVTSVESLAAGYAAALTEAKRYEEAAEVLDSITPRHASDEELVKYVRGLLHFRTGRWPDVLAQFPPGAGWRHPELKAAGAAMATTALASLGVFEEAARRAQEAIEGDRVPSAANVAMYTQGMCFRHLGREEEAVEALRRVYSRDAKFTPAREALDNPSYRLVLTDPETIEARTDWWDADSAPTREQAEAARHAEMAKKYLDEGDAELNAMLGMEQAKREIKLIKSTTKVNLARAKMGLPVPITSRHTLLLGPPGTGKTSVARAFSKQLCGLTVLRKPLVVETSRSKLLGRYMADAEKNTEEMLEEARGGAVFFDEMHNLHESGYSQGDAYGNAIINTLLLYMENHRDELVVFGAGYAKAMEKMLEVNQGLRRRFSTVIEFFSYNPKELIALTQLMGRENEDVITDDAVDVLLPSYTRFYDDETLSQDGDLIRGIDTLGNAGFVRNVVEKARDHRSFRLDDEDLDAVLSSDFDEFSEDQLRRFKELTRDDLAEGLSAAVAEKKAD; from the coding sequence ATGACTCGTCCGCAGACCACCGCGTCGGATTCCCGCAACGCGATGGTCGCAGGCCTCCTGGCGTCTGGCATTTCGGTCAACGGGCTGCAGCCGAGCCACAATCCGCAGGTTGCCCTGCAGATGTTCACGACGGCCACCAGACTCGACCCGGACATGTGTGACGCGTGGCTGGCGCGGGTGCTGGCCGGCGACCAGAGCATCGAGGTCCTCAGCGGCGCTTGGCGATCCGTCAAGACCTACGGTTGGGAAATCCGTCGCTGCGGTCTCACCGAGTTGGAGTTCCGCCCCGAGATCTCCGATGGAATGTTCTTGAAGCTGGCGGTCACCAGCGTGGAGTCGCTCGCCGCCGGCTATGCAGCCGCGCTGACCGAAGCCAAGCGGTACGAGGAAGCCGCGGAGGTGCTGGATTCGATCACCCCGCGGCACGCCTCCGACGAGGAGTTGGTCAAGTATGTGCGCGGGTTGCTGCACTTCCGCACCGGCCGCTGGCCGGACGTGCTGGCGCAATTCCCGCCCGGTGCCGGGTGGCGGCACCCCGAACTGAAGGCCGCCGGGGCGGCGATGGCCACCACCGCGCTGGCCTCCCTCGGGGTGTTCGAGGAAGCGGCGCGGCGCGCGCAGGAGGCGATCGAGGGCGATCGGGTACCCAGCGCCGCCAACGTCGCCATGTACACCCAGGGCATGTGCTTCCGGCACCTGGGGCGCGAAGAGGAGGCGGTGGAGGCTTTGCGCCGGGTCTACTCCCGCGACGCCAAGTTCACCCCGGCACGCGAAGCCTTGGACAACCCCAGTTACCGGTTGGTGCTGACCGACCCGGAAACCATTGAGGCACGGACAGATTGGTGGGATGCGGACAGCGCTCCCACCCGCGAGCAAGCCGAGGCCGCGCGACACGCCGAGATGGCCAAGAAGTACTTGGACGAAGGCGACGCCGAACTCAACGCAATGCTCGGCATGGAACAGGCCAAACGTGAGATCAAGCTGATCAAGTCGACGACCAAGGTCAACCTGGCTCGCGCGAAAATGGGTCTGCCCGTGCCGATTACCTCTCGGCACACCCTGTTGTTAGGGCCTCCCGGCACTGGCAAGACATCGGTGGCCCGCGCATTCAGCAAGCAACTGTGCGGCCTGACCGTGCTGCGTAAGCCGTTGGTGGTCGAGACCAGCCGGTCGAAGCTGCTGGGCCGCTACATGGCCGACGCCGAGAAGAACACCGAGGAGATGCTCGAAGAAGCCCGCGGCGGCGCCGTCTTCTTCGATGAGATGCACAACCTCCATGAGAGCGGCTACTCACAGGGCGACGCGTACGGCAACGCGATCATCAACACGTTGCTGCTCTACATGGAGAACCACCGCGACGAGCTGGTGGTCTTCGGTGCCGGGTACGCCAAGGCAATGGAGAAGATGCTGGAGGTCAACCAGGGTCTACGGCGTCGGTTCTCCACCGTCATCGAGTTTTTCAGTTACAACCCGAAAGAGTTGATCGCGCTGACCCAGCTGATGGGCCGGGAGAACGAGGACGTGATCACCGACGATGCCGTCGACGTCTTGCTGCCGTCGTACACCCGGTTCTACGACGACGAGACGCTATCGCAGGACGGCGACCTGATCCGCGGGATCGACACGCTGGGTAACGCCGGGTTCGTACGCAACGTCGTGGAGAAGGCCCGCGATCATCGCAGCTTCCGGTTGGACGACGAAGACCTGGATGCCGTGTTGTCCAGCGACTTCGACGAATTCAGCGAGGACCAGTTGCGCCGGTTCAAGGAGTTGACCCGCGACGACCTCGCCGAGGGATTGAGCGCAGCGGTAGCGGAGAAGAAAGCCGACTAA
- a CDS encoding LysM peptidoglycan-binding domain-containing protein, with product MGDTLTEGQKLVKGESLTSSNGAYTLTLQDDGNLVLASRGHAIWASGTNGEDVVRAEVQSDGNFVLYTGDKPVWHTHTKGKKNVRLVLQDDRNLVLYAADGAAWSTKTETDAPPPAEPEAAAPAAEEAHAEPAAEHEPEPEPARTYTVESGDTLWAISERFYGDGSKYQVIADASGISNPDLIHPGQVLTIP from the coding sequence GTGGGAGACACGCTCACCGAGGGACAAAAACTTGTCAAGGGTGAATCGCTTACCTCGAGCAACGGGGCTTACACGCTGACGTTGCAAGACGACGGGAACCTGGTCCTGGCATCGCGCGGCCACGCGATCTGGGCGTCGGGAACCAACGGAGAAGACGTAGTTCGCGCGGAGGTCCAGAGCGACGGCAACTTCGTTCTGTACACCGGCGACAAGCCCGTGTGGCACACCCACACGAAGGGCAAGAAGAATGTGCGGCTCGTGCTGCAAGACGACCGCAACCTCGTGTTGTACGCCGCCGACGGAGCGGCATGGTCGACGAAGACGGAGACCGACGCTCCGCCGCCGGCGGAGCCGGAGGCAGCTGCACCGGCCGCCGAAGAAGCACACGCCGAGCCCGCGGCTGAGCACGAGCCGGAGCCGGAGCCAGCGCGGACGTACACGGTCGAGTCCGGCGACACGTTGTGGGCCATCTCTGAGCGGTTCTACGGCGACGGCAGCAAATACCAGGTCATCGCCGACGCCAGCGGCATCTCCAACCCGGATCTGATCCACCCGGGACAGGTTCTGACCATTCCTTGA
- a CDS encoding MgtC/SapB family protein, translating to MQTLSIAEFTLRLAVGLGCGALIGIERQWQARRAGLRTNALVATGATLFVLYAVVTNDSSPTRVASYVVSGVGFLGGGVILREGFNVRGLNTAATLWCSAAVGVLAGGGHPLFALIATGTVIAIHLLGRPLGHLIDHDSVVEEDEDDQPYQLQLVCRPKSAKYARAQIVQRTGGGGDRLVLRGIHTGRTSDDSVALTAYLLSDGHAPTRLEKLVAELSLQEGVQAVHWYAGEQDEPMPRWRHTD from the coding sequence ATGCAGACACTGAGCATTGCTGAATTCACGCTGCGGCTGGCAGTCGGGCTCGGATGCGGCGCCCTGATCGGCATCGAACGGCAATGGCAGGCACGCCGGGCCGGACTGCGCACCAATGCGCTGGTGGCCACCGGTGCGACGCTGTTCGTGCTGTACGCGGTCGTGACCAATGACAGCAGCCCGACGAGGGTCGCGTCGTACGTGGTGTCCGGCGTCGGCTTCCTCGGCGGGGGCGTGATCCTGCGCGAGGGATTCAACGTGCGCGGGCTCAACACCGCCGCGACCCTGTGGTGTTCGGCGGCGGTCGGCGTCCTTGCCGGGGGCGGGCATCCACTGTTCGCGCTGATCGCGACCGGAACCGTCATCGCCATCCACCTGCTCGGCCGACCGCTGGGCCACCTCATCGACCATGACAGCGTCGTCGAAGAGGACGAGGACGACCAGCCGTACCAACTGCAGCTGGTCTGCCGGCCCAAATCGGCGAAATACGCCCGTGCGCAGATCGTCCAGCGCACCGGCGGCGGCGGAGACCGGCTGGTGCTCCGCGGCATCCACACCGGCCGGACCAGCGACGACAGCGTGGCGTTGACCGCGTACCTACTCAGCGACGGGCATGCCCCGACCCGACTCGAGAAGCTGGTGGCCGAATTGTCGCTGCAGGAGGGTGTGCAGGCGGTGCATTGGTACGCCGGCGAGCAGGATGAGCCCATGCCGCGATGGCGTCACACGGACTGA
- a CDS encoding sterol desaturase family protein: MSWIAGFLTVLPEQMRDPVLFAIPFFLLLLILEWTAARKLDRIERAAEARSARPGSGAYLTADSWASISMGLVSVATTAGWKFIALIGYAALYAYVAPWHLSPTRWYTWVIAIVGVDLLYYWYHRFAHRIRLIWATHQAHHSSQYFNFATALRQKWNNSGEIVMWIPLPLLGIPPWLVFVSFSFNLIYQFWVHTERIGRMWTPFEFVFNTPSHHRVHHGMDPEYLDKNYGGVFIIWDRLFGSFREETFRPHYGLTKQVNTFNVWKLQTHEYLAIARDFRSANRLRDRLGYVFGPPGWQPATVVRSEAPAPLTPSR, encoded by the coding sequence GTGAGTTGGATTGCGGGTTTCTTGACCGTTCTGCCCGAGCAAATGCGGGACCCGGTGCTGTTCGCGATCCCGTTCTTCCTGCTGCTGCTGATTCTGGAGTGGACGGCGGCACGCAAACTCGACCGCATCGAGCGGGCAGCCGAAGCGCGATCGGCGCGGCCGGGCTCGGGTGCATATCTGACCGCCGATTCCTGGGCGAGCATTTCCATGGGCCTCGTTTCGGTGGCGACAACGGCCGGCTGGAAATTCATCGCGTTGATCGGCTACGCCGCGCTCTATGCCTATGTCGCTCCCTGGCATCTGTCCCCGACGCGGTGGTACACCTGGGTCATCGCAATCGTCGGCGTCGACCTGCTGTACTACTGGTATCACCGCTTCGCCCACCGGATTCGGCTGATCTGGGCCACCCACCAAGCCCATCACTCCAGTCAGTACTTCAATTTCGCCACCGCGCTGCGCCAGAAATGGAACAACAGCGGCGAGATCGTGATGTGGATTCCGTTGCCGCTGTTGGGTATTCCGCCGTGGCTGGTATTCGTCAGTTTCTCGTTCAATCTCATCTATCAGTTCTGGGTGCACACCGAGCGCATCGGCCGAATGTGGACGCCCTTCGAATTCGTTTTCAACACACCGTCGCATCACCGAGTGCACCACGGTATGGACCCCGAATACCTCGACAAAAACTACGGCGGGGTCTTCATCATCTGGGACCGGCTGTTCGGCAGCTTCCGGGAAGAGACCTTTCGCCCGCACTACGGACTCACCAAGCAGGTCAACACTTTCAACGTCTGGAAGTTGCAGACGCACGAATACTTAGCCATAGCACGCGATTTCCGGTCGGCCAACCGTCTGCGTGACCGGCTGGGCTACGTCTTCGGGCCGCCGGGTTGGCAGCCCGCAACAGTGGTCCGGTCCGAGGCGCCGGCCCCGTTGACGCCGTCGCGGTGA
- a CDS encoding PE family protein, translated as MSFPTIKPETKSTAIHQTFIPTLSAGAESYSATQAASAATAG; from the coding sequence ATGTCATTTCCGACAATCAAGCCCGAGACAAAATCCACCGCAATCCATCAGACCTTCATACCCACCCTCAGCGCCGGTGCCGAGTCGTATTCGGCCACCCAAGCTGCCAGCGCGGCCACTGCGGGATAA
- a CDS encoding PPE family protein: protein MLDYGMFPPEINSARMYAGPGVGSMLAAAAGWDGLASDLRSQATNYMSVVSALTTEGWRGPASMSMAAAAAPYAAWMNSTAAQAEETAAQAKAAASAYESAFSMTVPPSIVTANRTQLAALVATNVLGQNTPAIAANEAEYAGMWAQDAGAMYGYAGQSATASQLAPFVVPAQTTSSGGIAAQSALTQLTTGMPTALQGLASGSSTSTTSGSAGLSSLLSSVTGDGSSSGIFSSSGLGLNNNFWNTVSSTGAFSPAQIVQAVTGSSFLGTGMAGVQNAVPPAVVTGYSPATAVVPAVSGFSEFGGAGSSVSAGVGRAATLGTLSVPPAWTSIATPNSPLASALGATPLSAPRSAPPGMPGMPVPAGTPTANTAAATAPKYGFRPTVVMQSPLAG from the coding sequence ATGCTCGACTACGGAATGTTCCCACCGGAAATCAACTCGGCTCGGATGTATGCCGGCCCAGGCGTGGGCTCGATGCTCGCTGCCGCGGCCGGTTGGGATGGGCTGGCCAGCGATTTACGTTCGCAGGCAACCAATTACATGTCGGTGGTCTCGGCTTTGACCACAGAGGGATGGCGCGGACCGGCGTCCATGTCGATGGCGGCCGCGGCCGCGCCCTATGCGGCGTGGATGAACAGCACGGCCGCCCAGGCGGAAGAGACTGCGGCGCAGGCCAAAGCGGCAGCGTCCGCTTATGAGTCGGCATTTTCGATGACGGTGCCGCCATCGATTGTCACCGCGAACCGGACGCAGCTGGCCGCGCTGGTAGCGACCAACGTCTTGGGGCAGAACACCCCGGCGATCGCGGCCAACGAAGCCGAATACGCCGGCATGTGGGCTCAGGATGCCGGGGCGATGTACGGCTACGCCGGCCAGTCCGCGACGGCCAGCCAGCTCGCGCCGTTCGTGGTCCCGGCCCAGACCACCAGCAGCGGCGGGATCGCTGCCCAGTCGGCGCTGACCCAGCTGACCACCGGTATGCCGACTGCTCTGCAGGGCTTGGCATCTGGATCGAGCACCTCGACGACATCGGGATCCGCTGGGCTCTCGAGCCTGCTGAGCAGCGTGACCGGCGACGGGTCGAGTTCGGGCATATTCAGCTCCAGCGGCCTGGGACTGAACAACAACTTCTGGAACACCGTGAGCTCGACGGGTGCGTTCAGCCCGGCCCAGATCGTGCAGGCGGTGACCGGTTCGTCGTTCCTGGGTACCGGGATGGCCGGCGTCCAGAACGCGGTGCCGCCGGCTGTGGTCACGGGTTACAGCCCGGCTACAGCGGTGGTACCGGCGGTGTCGGGTTTCTCGGAGTTCGGTGGTGCGGGCAGTTCCGTCTCGGCCGGTGTTGGTAGAGCCGCCACGCTGGGAACGCTGTCGGTGCCCCCGGCGTGGACCAGCATCGCCACCCCTAACAGCCCGCTGGCGTCGGCATTGGGAGCCACACCGCTCAGCGCGCCGAGGTCCGCGCCGCCCGGCATGCCCGGGATGCCAGTGCCCGCCGGAACACCTACCGCGAACACGGCGGCCGCGACCGCGCCGAAGTACGGCTTCCGGCCGACCGTCGTCATGCAGTCGCCGCTGGCTGGATGA
- a CDS encoding PPE family protein → MDFGALPPEINSGRMYAGPGSTPMLAAASAWDALAAELGSAASSYASVVGSLAEGPWRGTASAAMATAAAPYVQWMTEAAAQAEQTGYQAKAAAGAYEAAFAMTVPPAVVAANRTQLAALVATNVLGQNTAAIAANEVQYGEMWAQDAAAMYGYAGSSAAASAVAPFKSPPETTNAAGAASQGDAVAQAAGTSSSAGTQSALSQVISSVPNTLQGLASPMSASGVSPFAPGSNTATTGIAGFLNMLDGQTGSSIGSFLASGLSNGVLSGNWLNPASISPAVTTAFGDIGFLAVAGQAGSGLNPALLMGSTAAPSAIGAAGLSHAGSAIGSSGLGGSAVSAGVGRATLVGTVSVPPSWTAAVPATSQAATATAAEGWYNPPGIEEASARPGVPGMPGMPMGGGAGGRGWGFAAPRYGFKPTVVAHPPAAG, encoded by the coding sequence ATGGATTTCGGAGCATTACCACCAGAGATCAACTCCGGCCGGATGTACGCCGGTCCCGGTTCCACACCGATGCTGGCGGCCGCGTCAGCCTGGGACGCGCTGGCCGCCGAACTCGGTTCAGCGGCATCCTCATACGCCTCGGTCGTCGGCAGTCTTGCCGAAGGGCCTTGGCGCGGAACGGCTTCGGCGGCCATGGCGACGGCCGCCGCGCCGTATGTGCAATGGATGACCGAGGCCGCCGCGCAAGCCGAGCAAACGGGTTACCAAGCCAAGGCCGCCGCGGGGGCCTATGAGGCCGCGTTCGCGATGACGGTGCCACCCGCGGTGGTCGCAGCCAACCGCACTCAGTTGGCCGCACTGGTGGCGACCAACGTTCTGGGCCAGAACACCGCGGCGATTGCGGCTAACGAGGTTCAGTACGGCGAAATGTGGGCCCAGGACGCCGCGGCGATGTACGGCTACGCGGGCTCGTCGGCGGCGGCCTCTGCAGTGGCTCCGTTCAAGTCGCCGCCGGAGACCACCAACGCGGCGGGTGCGGCGAGCCAAGGCGACGCGGTGGCGCAGGCCGCCGGCACATCGTCGAGCGCGGGCACGCAGTCGGCGCTGTCGCAGGTGATCTCCTCGGTCCCCAACACATTGCAGGGACTCGCATCGCCGATGTCAGCGAGCGGGGTGAGTCCCTTTGCGCCAGGATCGAATACGGCAACCACCGGGATCGCCGGGTTCTTGAACATGCTCGACGGGCAGACCGGCTCGTCCATCGGCTCGTTCTTGGCCTCGGGACTTTCCAACGGAGTCCTGTCCGGTAACTGGCTCAACCCGGCGAGCATCAGCCCCGCTGTGACAACAGCGTTCGGCGATATCGGGTTCTTGGCGGTGGCCGGACAAGCCGGTTCCGGTCTGAACCCGGCCTTGTTGATGGGTTCGACGGCTGCACCGTCGGCGATCGGCGCGGCGGGTCTGAGCCATGCCGGTTCGGCGATCGGTTCGTCCGGCCTGGGCGGCTCGGCCGTTTCAGCCGGCGTGGGACGCGCGACCCTGGTTGGGACAGTGTCGGTTCCGCCGAGTTGGACGGCGGCAGTTCCTGCGACGAGCCAAGCGGCGACCGCAACGGCGGCCGAAGGCTGGTACAACCCCCCGGGAATCGAAGAGGCATCCGCAAGGCCAGGAGTTCCCGGTATGCCGGGAATGCCGATGGGAGGTGGCGCCGGCGGACGCGGGTGGGGCTTTGCTGCACCCCGATACGGGTTTAAGCCCACCGTTGTCGCACATCCACCGGCGGCCGGATAG
- the eccE gene encoding type VII secretion protein EccE produces MKAQREYGLSLSWARVTTVFLIDVALLVIASHLPDNWQADRNLTFWIGVGLAVIVTVAALLTNGGVPVASAPIARIRNWYADPEALTVGCTPAIDHRRQFSRETVGIREYDGQLIAVIAVDGAGEAGRHRHRDALTTSIPLEAVITSLRQFDVRLDSVDIISVGTRSAASGVQSAVADDVDGGRRPIEERNTWLVLRMDPQHNVSAVAARDSVACTLAAAAERLAHDLDGRSCAARPLSADEIADVDDAVLAGLQPANVRPFWRYLKTPDGFVTSFWVSPGDITSETLEELWLTDADVTVMTIRIIAEGREADVSVWVRYHSDKRLRKEAFSGLNRLTGRQLGAVAASLPAPTSRRPLPMPSRTLTTADEILVPVGAAMGQQAGAADALR; encoded by the coding sequence ATGAAGGCACAACGCGAATACGGGCTGAGCCTGTCGTGGGCGCGAGTGACGACGGTGTTCCTCATTGACGTTGCGCTGCTGGTGATCGCGAGTCATCTGCCCGACAACTGGCAGGCCGATCGCAACCTGACGTTCTGGATCGGCGTCGGTCTGGCGGTGATCGTGACGGTCGCTGCCCTGCTGACCAACGGGGGAGTGCCGGTGGCGTCGGCGCCGATCGCCCGGATCCGCAACTGGTACGCCGACCCCGAAGCCCTGACCGTCGGCTGCACTCCGGCGATCGATCATCGTCGCCAATTCAGCCGCGAAACAGTCGGAATCCGCGAGTACGACGGTCAATTGATCGCTGTGATCGCGGTCGACGGCGCGGGCGAGGCGGGTCGGCATCGTCACCGCGACGCACTGACCACGTCGATACCACTGGAAGCCGTGATCACGTCGTTGCGACAGTTCGATGTCCGGTTGGACAGCGTCGACATCATCTCAGTGGGAACCCGCAGTGCCGCCAGCGGCGTCCAGTCTGCCGTTGCCGACGACGTCGACGGTGGCCGGCGCCCGATCGAGGAGCGCAACACCTGGCTGGTGTTGCGAATGGACCCGCAGCACAACGTCAGTGCCGTCGCTGCCCGTGATTCAGTGGCCTGCACCCTGGCCGCGGCCGCTGAGCGGCTCGCGCACGATTTGGACGGCCGCAGTTGCGCAGCGAGGCCGCTGAGCGCCGACGAGATCGCCGACGTGGATGACGCGGTGTTGGCTGGACTGCAGCCGGCTAACGTTCGGCCGTTCTGGCGATACCTGAAGACCCCTGACGGCTTCGTCACCAGCTTCTGGGTGTCGCCTGGCGACATCACCAGCGAAACGCTCGAGGAGCTGTGGCTGACCGACGCCGACGTCACCGTGATGACAATCCGGATCATCGCCGAGGGTCGCGAGGCCGACGTGTCGGTCTGGGTTCGCTACCACAGCGACAAGCGGTTGCGGAAGGAAGCGTTCAGTGGGCTGAACCGGCTGACGGGGCGTCAGCTGGGTGCGGTGGCCGCCAGCCTCCCGGCGCCGACGTCGCGTCGCCCGCTGCCGATGCCGAGCCGCACGTTGACGACCGCCGACGAGATCCTGGTCCCGGTTGGCGCAGCGATGGGGCAACAGGCAGGCGCCGCCGACGCCTTACGATGA
- a CDS encoding PE family protein yields MTFVTTQPELMTAAANQLQGIGSAVAAQNAAAAAPTLAVVPAAADEVSALTAMQFAAHAALYQEVGAQAAAIHAVFVQILRASGTSYAGTEAANAIAAG; encoded by the coding sequence ATGACTTTCGTGACCACCCAACCAGAACTCATGACCGCTGCGGCGAATCAGCTGCAAGGTATCGGCAGCGCCGTCGCGGCACAGAACGCCGCGGCCGCGGCTCCGACGCTCGCAGTGGTTCCGGCGGCAGCCGACGAGGTATCCGCTCTGACCGCAATGCAATTCGCCGCTCACGCAGCGCTGTATCAGGAGGTCGGCGCCCAAGCGGCAGCCATTCACGCCGTTTTCGTACAGATCTTGCGGGCCAGCGGCACGTCGTACGCCGGCACTGAAGCCGCCAACGCGATCGCGGCGGGCTAG
- the mycP gene encoding type VII secretion-associated serine protease mycosin, producing MPRSAIGRKRLRPLRAAAVTATTLIVATIALSGSPAYAINPPGIDPAATPPDSPPGPPQPMKQTSYCTEVGVLPGSDFRVQPKYMDMLNLQEAWRFGRGAGVRVAVIDTGVTPHPRLPHLIPGGDYVMGGGDGLTDCDAHGTLVASMIAAAPGIGELPGAPAPRRPPPVPTKEPPPPAPPPQTISVAPPPPQTITMVPAPPPAEEPATQACPWCPPEPKSQGGAQQGGAQEPKAPGAANHGHGTAELPGYRGDYHGRVVSVDYPRPAAPPAPLDPPPLPAPSDAYTGIAPDVELISIRQASGAFGLKDAYTGDQDPQTRQKSDSIRTMARAIVHAADMGAQVINISQVLCMSARSIIDQPDLGAAVRYAAVDKDAVIVAAAGDTGQKDCKANPLVDPLHPNDSRDWGGVTTVVTPSWFSDYVLTVGAVDASGAPMDKTSVAGPWVGIAAPGNDVVGLSPRDDSLINAIDGPDNTLLVPSGTSFSTAIVSGVAALVRAKYPQLSSHQIINRLIHTARAPARGVDNQVGYGVVDPVAALTWDVPDGSVLPKDSASPLKLPPMPAPRNMTPVWVAAAGLGGALLLAGLVFGGAVLMRKTGRQE from the coding sequence ATGCCGCGATCCGCTATCGGTAGGAAGCGACTGCGGCCGCTTCGTGCGGCCGCAGTCACTGCCACCACACTGATCGTTGCCACTATCGCGCTGTCCGGGTCACCGGCCTACGCGATCAACCCGCCTGGGATCGACCCGGCCGCGACGCCGCCCGACAGCCCGCCCGGACCACCCCAACCGATGAAGCAGACGTCGTACTGCACTGAGGTCGGCGTGTTACCGGGCAGCGACTTTCGTGTGCAGCCGAAGTACATGGACATGCTCAACCTGCAGGAGGCGTGGCGCTTCGGTCGCGGTGCCGGCGTACGGGTCGCCGTCATCGACACCGGGGTAACCCCGCACCCGCGGCTACCGCACCTGATTCCCGGCGGCGACTACGTGATGGGCGGCGGCGACGGCCTCACCGACTGCGACGCACACGGCACGCTGGTGGCCTCGATGATCGCCGCCGCACCGGGCATCGGCGAACTCCCCGGAGCACCTGCGCCGCGGCGTCCGCCGCCGGTTCCGACCAAGGAACCACCCCCGCCGGCACCACCGCCACAGACGATCAGCGTGGCGCCTCCGCCGCCACAGACCATCACCATGGTGCCGGCACCGCCACCGGCGGAAGAGCCCGCCACACAGGCATGTCCGTGGTGTCCGCCGGAGCCGAAGTCGCAGGGTGGCGCTCAACAAGGTGGTGCTCAGGAGCCCAAGGCGCCCGGAGCTGCCAACCACGGCCACGGCACCGCAGAGCTGCCCGGCTACCGGGGTGATTACCACGGGCGTGTGGTGTCGGTCGATTACCCGCGGCCGGCCGCGCCGCCGGCGCCATTGGATCCGCCGCCTCTGCCGGCGCCGTCTGACGCCTACACCGGCATCGCCCCAGATGTCGAGCTGATCTCGATTCGTCAGGCCAGCGGGGCATTTGGACTCAAGGACGCCTACACCGGCGACCAGGACCCGCAGACCCGGCAAAAGTCCGACAGCATTCGGACCATGGCGCGCGCGATCGTGCACGCGGCCGACATGGGCGCGCAGGTGATCAACATCTCGCAGGTGTTGTGCATGAGTGCGCGCAGCATCATCGACCAGCCCGACCTGGGAGCGGCGGTCCGCTACGCAGCCGTCGACAAGGACGCGGTCATCGTGGCCGCCGCCGGCGACACCGGCCAGAAGGACTGCAAAGCGAATCCGTTGGTCGACCCGTTGCACCCCAACGATTCTCGTGACTGGGGCGGCGTGACCACCGTGGTGACTCCGTCATGGTTCAGCGACTACGTCCTGACGGTCGGCGCAGTGGATGCCTCGGGCGCACCGATGGACAAGACGAGCGTGGCCGGTCCGTGGGTGGGCATCGCAGCGCCCGGCAACGACGTCGTCGGGCTCTCGCCGCGAGATGACAGTCTGATCAACGCGATTGACGGTCCGGACAACACCTTGCTGGTGCCGTCCGGCACCAGCTTCTCCACGGCGATCGTCTCGGGTGTGGCCGCGCTGGTGCGGGCCAAATACCCGCAACTGTCGTCGCACCAGATCATCAACCGGTTGATCCACACTGCCAGGGCGCCTGCTCGGGGCGTCGACAATCAGGTGGGCTACGGGGTCGTCGACCCGGTCGCCGCACTGACGTGGGATGTGCCCGACGGGTCTGTCCTGCCGAAGGATTCGGCGTCGCCGCTGAAGCTGCCGCCGATGCCCGCTCCGCGCAACATGACACCGGTGTGGGTAGCCGCCGCCGGTCTGGGTGGTGCGTTACTGCTTGCCGGTTTGGTCTTCGGTGGAGCTGTCCTCATGCGTAAGACAGGGAGACAGGAATGA
- a CDS encoding Rv1815 family serine proteinase, with amino-acid sequence MRHPSIRAFGAIIAAAAAAGYFPPDAKADPVPVFPGMEIHQGQHLCTLGYVDPGLRVAFTAGHCRADGPVMDKDNRVIGSVATFRDNTPNGTFVHTDQQISDYESIVLTPDVVVNNVLPGGRVLQSDPGLVVTPGEPVCHFGVITGESCGTVENVNNGWFTMGHGAVSQQGDSGGPVYITNPAGSARIVGIFNSVWGTLPAAVSWQSTTQQVREDVGVHGPAM; translated from the coding sequence ATGCGCCATCCCTCAATTCGCGCGTTCGGCGCGATAATTGCCGCCGCTGCCGCGGCCGGCTACTTTCCCCCGGACGCCAAGGCCGATCCGGTTCCCGTCTTCCCGGGGATGGAAATACACCAGGGCCAGCACCTGTGCACCTTGGGCTATGTCGACCCGGGCCTGCGGGTGGCGTTCACCGCGGGGCACTGCCGGGCCGATGGACCGGTGATGGACAAGGACAACAGGGTCATCGGCAGTGTCGCCACGTTCCGCGACAACACCCCCAACGGCACTTTCGTCCACACCGACCAGCAGATTTCCGACTACGAGTCGATCGTGCTGACCCCCGACGTCGTCGTGAACAACGTCCTGCCGGGCGGGCGGGTGCTGCAATCGGATCCTGGTCTGGTCGTGACGCCGGGGGAGCCCGTCTGCCACTTCGGGGTGATCACCGGCGAAAGCTGCGGCACCGTCGAAAACGTCAACAACGGCTGGTTCACCATGGGTCACGGCGCCGTCAGCCAGCAGGGCGATTCGGGTGGGCCGGTGTACATCACCAACCCCGCCGGGTCGGCCCGCATCGTCGGGATCTTCAACAGCGTCTGGGGCACTCTGCCGGCCGCCGTATCGTGGCAGTCCACCACCCAGCAGGTCCGCGAGGACGTGGGTGTCCACGGACCGGCGATGTAG